One region of Musa acuminata AAA Group cultivar baxijiao unplaced genomic scaffold, Cavendish_Baxijiao_AAA HiC_scaffold_1002, whole genome shotgun sequence genomic DNA includes:
- the LOC135665426 gene encoding cytochrome b6-f complex subunit 4: MSGSFGGWIHKNSPIPITKKPDLNDPVLRAKLAKGMGHNYYGEPAWPNDLLYIFPVVILGTIACNVGLAVLEPSMIGEPADPFATPLEILPEWYFFPVFQILRTVPNKLLGVLLMVSVPTGLLTVPFLENVNKFQNPFRRPVATTVFLIGTAVALWLGIGATLPIDKSLTLGLF; the protein is encoded by the coding sequence atgtcCGGTTCCTTCGGGGgatggatccataagaattcacctatcccaataacaaagaAACCTGACTTGAACGATCCTGTATTAAGAGCTAAATTGGCTAAAGGGATggggcataattattatggagaacccgcatggcccaatgatcttttatatatttttccagtAGTAATTCTAGGTACTATTGCATGTAATGTAGGCTTGGCAGTTCTAGAACCGTCAATGATTGGTGAACCGGCGGATCCATTTGCAactcctttggaaatattacccgaATGGTACTTCTTTCCCGTATTTCAAATACTCCGCACAGTacccaataagttattaggtgtTCTTTTAATGGTTTCAGTACCAACGGGATTATTGACAGTACCTTTTTTGGAGAATGTTAATAAATTCCAAAATCCATTTCGTCGTCCAGTAGCTACAACAGTCTTTTTGATCGGTACCGCAGTAGCTCTTTGGTTAGGTATTGGAGCAACATTACCTATTGATAAATCGCTAACTTTAGGTcttttttaa
- the LOC135665427 gene encoding cytochrome b6-like, translating to AVRDEIFIYGSQRGSPLALVTYLNKVYDWFEERLEIQAIADDITSKYVPPHVNIFYCLGGITLTCFLVQVATGFAMTFYYRPTVTEAFSSVQYIMTEANFGWLIRSVHRWSASMMVLMMILHVFRVYLTGGFKKPRELTWVTGVVLAVLTASFGVTGYSLPRDQIGYWAVKIVTGVPEAIPVIGSPLVELLRGSASVGQSTLTRFYSLHTFVLPLLTAVFMLMHFPMIRKQGISGPL from the coding sequence GCCGTACGAGATGAAATTTTCATATACGGTTCTCAGAGGGGGAGTCCCTTGGCCTTGGTTACCTATCTCAATAAAGTATATGATTGGTTTGAGGAACGTCTTGAGATTCAGGCGATTGCAGATGATATAACTAGTAAATATGTTCCTCCTCATGTCAACATATTTTATTGTTTAGGGGGGATCACACTTACTTGTTTTTTAGTACAAGTAGCTACAGGTTTTGCTATGACTTTTTACTACCGTCCAACCGTTACAGAGGCTTTTTCCTCTGTTCAATACATAATGACCGAGGCCAACTTTGGTTGGTTAATCCGATCAGTTCATCGATGGTCAGCAAGTATGATGGTTCTAATGATGATCTTGCACGTATTTCGTGTGTACCTTACAGGTGGATTTAAAAAACCCCGCGAATTAACTTGGGTTACAGGTGTAGTTTTGGCTGTATTGACGGCATCTTTTGGTGTAACTGGTTATTCCTTACCTCGGGACCAAATTGGTTATTGGGCAGTAAAAATTGTGACAGGCGTACCTGAAGCTATTCCCGTAATAGGATCGCCTTTGGTAGAGTTATTACGCGGAAGTGCTAGTGTGGGCCAATCCACTTTGACTCGTTTTTATAGTTTACACACTTTTGTATTGCCTCTTCTTACTGCCGTATTTATGTTAATGCATTTTCCAATGATACGTAAGCAAGGTATTTCGGGTCCTTTATAG
- the LOC135665425 gene encoding photosystem II CP47 reaction center protein, translating into MGLPWYRVHTVVLNDPGRLLSVHIMHTALVAGWAGSMALYELAVFDPSDPALDPMWRQGMFVIPFMTRLGITNSWGGWSISGGTVTNPGIWSYEGVAGAHIVFSGLCFLAAIWHWVYWDLEIFCDERTGKPSLDLPKIFGIHLFLSGLACFGFGAFHVTGLYGPGIWVSDPYGLTGKVQPVSPAWGAEGFDPFVPGGIASHHIAAGTLGILAGLFHLSVRPPQRLYKGLRMGNIETVLSSSIAAVFFAAFVVAGTMWYGSATTPIELFGPTRYQWDQGYFQQEIYRRVSAGLAQNLSLSEAWSKIPEKLAFYDYIGNNPAKGGLFRAGSMDNGDGIAVGWLGHPVFRDKEGRELFVRRMPTFFETFPVVLVDGDGIVRADVPFRRAESKYSVEQVGVTVEFYGGELNGVSYSDPATVKKYARRAQLGEIFELDRATLKSDGVFRSSPRGWFTFGHATFALLFFFGHIWHGARTLFRDVFAGIDPDLDAQVEFGAFQKLGDPTTKRQVV; encoded by the coding sequence ATGGGTTTGCCTTGGTATCGTGTTCATACTGTCGTATTGAATGATCCCGGTCGATTGCTTTCTGTCCATATAATGCATACAGCCCTAGTTGCTGGTTGGGCCGGTTCGATGGCTTTATACGAATTAGCGGTTTTTGATCCCTCTGACCCCGCTCTTGATCCAATGTGGAGACAAGGTATGTTCGTTATACCCTTCATGACTCGTTTAGGAATAACCAATTCGTGGGGTGGTTGGAGTATTTCAGGAGGAACTGTAACGAATCCCGGTATTTGGAGTTATGAAGGTGTGGCAGGGGCACATATTGTGTTTTCTGGCTTGTGCTTCTTGGCAGCTATCTGGCATTGGGTGTATTGGGACCTAGAAATATTCTGTGATGAACGTACGGGCAAACCATCTTTGGATTTGCCTAAGATCTTTGGAATTCATTTATTTCTCTCAGGGTTGGCTTGCTTTGGCTTTGGCGCATTTCATGTAACAGGTTTGTATGGTCCTGGAATATGGGTGTCCGATCCTTATGGACTAACTGGAAAAGTACAACCCGTAAGTCCAGCGTGGGGCGCAGAAGGCTTTGATCCTTTTGTTCCCGGAGGAATAGCCTCTCATCATATTGCAGCGGGTACATTGGGCATATTAGCAGGCTTATTCCATCTTAGTGTCCGTCCGCCTCAACGTCTATACAAAGGATTACGTATGGGCAATATTGAAACTGTACTTTCCAGTAGTATCGCTGCTGTTTTTTTTGCAGCTTTCGTTGTTGCTGGAACTATGTGGTATGGTTCAGCAACTACCCCAATCGAATTATTTGGTCCCACTCGTTATCAGTGGGATCAGGGATACTTTCAGCAAGAAATATATCGAAGAGTTAGCGCCGGACTAGCCCAAAATCTGAGTTTATCGGAAGCTTGGTCTAAAATTCCCGAAAAATTAGCTTTTTATGATTACATTGGTAATAATCCAGCAAAAGGGGGATTATTCAGAGCAGGGTCAATGGACAACGGGGATGGAATAGCTGTTGGGTGGTTAGGACACCCCGTCTTTAGAGATAAAGAAGGGCGCGAGCTTTTTGTACGTCGTATGCCTACCTTTTTTGAAACATTTCCGGTAGTTTTGGTAGATGGAGACGGAATTGTTAGAGCCGATGTTCCTTTTAGAAGGGCAGAATCAAAGTATAGTGTTGAACAAGTAGGTGTAACTGTTGAGTTCTATGGTGGCGAACTCAATGGAGTCAGTTATAGTGATCCTGCGACTGTAAAAAAATATGCTAGACGTGCCCAATTAGGTGAAATTTTTGAATTAGATCGGGCTACTTTGAAATCTGATGGCGTTTTTCGTAGCAGTCCAAGGGGTTGGTTCACTTTTGGCCATGCTACGTTTGCTTTGCTCTTCTTTTTCGGACACATTTGGCATGGCGCTAGAACCTTGTTCAGAGATGTTTTTGCTGGCATTGATCCAGATTTGGATGCTCAAGTGGAATTTGGAGCATTCCAAAAACTTGGGGATCCAACTACAAAGAGACAAGTAGTCTGA